One bacterium genomic region harbors:
- a CDS encoding PorV/PorQ family protein produces the protein MNRTLSRSAASLLTLLFLALPAGSALASLAGAACLQIPPSARFNGLGQSGVALADDATASWWNPAGLGFMGGRTLGLMHSQLVPDLADDIYYEYAGWVQQLEGWGTYSINFIYLSYGESVKTTDSPDPEGTFKSFEFSPGLSYGVRLDENTAIGLGLKYVRVDLAPADAAPDKAGEGAGGSVAVDLGVLRRFGAYSAGLALTNFGPNISFIDAEQSDPLPRFFRVGAAGLVYKGDYGHVLLSADFNKLLVPGGQTTVNGGTELQYTDIMALRIGYIHDPDGDITDFTYGGGFHTKLGGKDFFLDYGNIPQAEELDRVHRFSFEMLF, from the coding sequence ATGAACCGGACCCTTTCGAGAAGCGCTGCCTCGCTGCTGACCCTGCTCTTCCTCGCCCTGCCGGCGGGAAGCGCCCTGGCCAGCCTGGCCGGTGCGGCGTGCCTCCAGATCCCGCCGAGCGCCCGCTTCAACGGCCTCGGTCAGAGCGGCGTCGCCCTCGCCGACGACGCCACGGCCTCCTGGTGGAACCCGGCCGGGCTGGGATTCATGGGCGGACGCACCCTCGGCCTCATGCACAGCCAACTCGTGCCCGACCTCGCCGACGACATCTACTACGAGTACGCCGGCTGGGTGCAGCAGCTCGAGGGCTGGGGAACCTACTCGATCAACTTCATCTACCTCTCCTACGGCGAGAGCGTGAAGACGACGGACAGCCCCGATCCCGAGGGCACCTTCAAGAGCTTCGAGTTCTCCCCCGGCCTGAGCTACGGCGTGCGGCTGGACGAGAACACGGCCATCGGCCTGGGCCTGAAGTACGTGCGCGTGGACCTGGCTCCGGCGGACGCGGCACCCGACAAGGCCGGCGAGGGCGCGGGCGGCTCGGTGGCCGTCGACCTCGGCGTACTGCGCCGCTTCGGCGCCTACAGCGCGGGCCTGGCCCTGACCAACTTCGGCCCGAATATCAGCTTCATCGATGCCGAGCAGAGCGACCCGCTGCCGCGCTTCTTCCGCGTCGGCGCCGCGGGCCTCGTCTACAAGGGCGACTACGGGCACGTCCTCCTCAGCGCCGACTTCAACAAGCTCCTCGTTCCGGGCGGGCAGACGACGGTCAACGGCGGCACCGAGCTGCAGTACACGGACATCATGGCCCTGCGGATCGGCTATATCCACGATCCCGACGGTGACATCACCGACTTCACCTACGGCGGCGGCTTCCACACCAAGCTGGGGGGCAAGGACTTCTTCCTCGACTACGGCAACATCCCCCAGGCGGAGGAGTTGGACCGCGTCCACCGCTTCTCCTTCGAGATGCTCTTCTAG
- a CDS encoding Trm112 family protein, giving the protein MEFDRELLEILACPRCRQGLSYRPESAGLACEACRVLYPIVDGIPDLLPESARSLDATP; this is encoded by the coding sequence ATGGAATTCGACCGGGAACTCCTGGAGATCCTCGCCTGTCCACGCTGCCGCCAGGGCCTGAGCTACCGGCCCGAGAGCGCCGGCCTGGCCTGCGAGGCCTGCCGCGTGCTCTACCCGATCGTGGACGGCATCCCCGATCTCCTTCCCGAAAGCGCCAGGAGCCTGGATGCGACGCCTTGA
- a CDS encoding acetyl-CoA carboxylase carboxyltransferase subunit alpha → MRGPYLDFEKPLAELESQIEDMRAFAGGQGVEMDEELERLEAKAAKLREQIYGNLTRWQQVQLARHPARPYTLDYLSRIFTDFVELHGDRLYRDDPAIVGGMAELQGLPVMVIGHQKGRETKESIRRNFGMPNPEGYRKALRLMELAARYGRPVLTFVDTPGAYPGIGAEERGQAEAIARSLREMALLPTPIVAVITGEGGSGGALALAVGDRVLMLEHAVYAVISPEGCASILWKDAGARQEAAEALRLTSRDLAELGVIDRIVAEPQGGAHRDPDGMAILLGRVLVEELLALQARPAAQLVEERVAKFARMGVFREQGPA, encoded by the coding sequence ATGCGCGGACCCTATCTGGACTTCGAGAAGCCGCTGGCCGAGCTGGAGAGCCAGATCGAGGACATGCGCGCCTTCGCGGGCGGGCAGGGCGTCGAGATGGACGAGGAGCTCGAGCGGCTCGAGGCCAAGGCGGCCAAGCTGCGGGAGCAGATCTACGGCAACCTGACGCGCTGGCAGCAGGTGCAGCTGGCCCGCCATCCGGCGCGGCCCTACACCCTCGACTACCTCAGCCGCATCTTCACCGACTTCGTCGAGTTGCACGGCGATCGCCTCTACAGGGACGATCCGGCCATCGTCGGCGGGATGGCCGAGCTGCAGGGCCTGCCGGTGATGGTCATCGGCCACCAGAAGGGCCGCGAGACGAAGGAGAGCATCCGGCGCAACTTCGGGATGCCCAACCCCGAGGGCTACCGCAAGGCCCTGCGCCTGATGGAGCTGGCCGCCCGCTACGGCCGGCCGGTGCTCACCTTCGTCGACACGCCGGGCGCTTACCCGGGCATCGGCGCCGAGGAGCGCGGCCAGGCCGAGGCCATCGCCCGGAGTCTGCGCGAGATGGCCCTCCTGCCCACGCCCATCGTCGCCGTCATCACCGGCGAGGGCGGCAGCGGCGGCGCCCTCGCCCTCGCGGTGGGGGATCGCGTGCTGATGCTCGAGCACGCCGTCTACGCCGTGATCAGCCCGGAGGGCTGCGCGTCCATCCTCTGGAAGGACGCGGGCGCCCGGCAGGAGGCCGCCGAAGCCCTGCGCCTGACGAGCCGCGACCTGGCCGAGCTGGGCGTCATCGACCGGATCGTCGCCGAGCCGCAGGGCGGCGCCCACCGGGATCCGGACGGGATGGCCATCCTGCTCGGCCGCGTGCTGGTCGAGGAGCTGCTGGCCCTGCAGGCCCGTCCGGCGGCCCAGCTCGTCGAGGAGCGGGTGGCCAAGTTCGCCCGCATGGGGGTCTTCCGCGAGCAGGGTCCGGCTTGA
- a CDS encoding DNA topoisomerase VI, giving the protein MKTARKERTLTVGTVKAFAQTLKMMALSKQLVDANDIATKREAYYVSKNWGEARFLEQPESDTVMDDVEALFGVNREQLGFIPEEKGGEVAGALVVIDRDPASGRQLRIDCTKFGSGAYSIPNSVEHLGFETKATFILAIETAGMFQRLVKHGYWQTARCILVSMGGVPTRACRRFIRRLADEKGLPVYVFVDGDPYGISNIYRTLKVGSGNAAHLNEYFCVPQARFLGITPQDIIDYELPTHPLKDVDIKRAKDALKNDPFVQHYKAWQKAITQMIGMGVRAEQQALAKHGLNYVIDEYLPRKLAHTEKFLP; this is encoded by the coding sequence ATGAAGACCGCCCGCAAGGAGCGCACGCTCACGGTCGGCACCGTCAAAGCCTTCGCGCAGACGCTCAAGATGATGGCCCTGTCGAAGCAGCTGGTCGATGCCAATGACATCGCGACCAAGCGAGAGGCCTACTACGTCTCCAAGAACTGGGGCGAGGCGCGCTTCCTCGAGCAGCCCGAGAGCGACACCGTGATGGACGACGTCGAGGCCCTCTTCGGCGTCAACCGCGAACAGCTCGGCTTCATCCCCGAGGAGAAGGGCGGCGAGGTGGCCGGCGCCCTCGTCGTGATCGACCGCGACCCGGCCAGCGGCAGACAGCTGCGCATCGACTGCACCAAGTTCGGCAGCGGCGCCTACTCGATTCCCAACAGCGTCGAGCACCTGGGCTTCGAGACGAAGGCGACCTTCATCCTCGCCATCGAGACGGCCGGCATGTTCCAGCGCCTGGTCAAGCACGGCTACTGGCAGACGGCGCGCTGCATCCTGGTCAGCATGGGGGGCGTGCCCACGCGGGCCTGCCGCCGCTTCATCCGCCGTCTCGCCGACGAGAAGGGCCTGCCCGTCTACGTGTTCGTCGACGGCGACCCCTACGGGATCAGCAACATCTACCGCACGCTGAAGGTGGGCAGCGGCAACGCGGCGCACCTGAACGAGTACTTCTGCGTGCCCCAGGCGCGCTTCCTGGGCATCACGCCCCAGGACATCATCGACTACGAGCTGCCGACGCACCCGCTCAAGGACGTCGACATCAAGCGCGCCAAGGACGCCCTGAAGAACGATCCCTTCGTCCAGCACTACAAGGCCTGGCAGAAGGCGATCACGCAGATGATCGGCATGGGCGTGCGCGCGGAGCAGCAGGCCCTGGCCAAGCACGGGCTCAACTACGTGATCGACGAGTACCTGCCGCGCAAGCTGGCGCACACGGAGAAGTTCCTGCCCTAG
- a CDS encoding DNA topoisomerase VI subunit B has protein sequence MSISEFFTKNRHLLGFDNPSKALLTTIKEAVDNSLDACEEAGILPAIRVEVVPVAEERFRIAVEDNGPGIVRAQIPRIFGKLLYGSKFHTLKQSRGQQGIGISAAGMYGQLTTGKPVRITSRTAPKAAAHRFEVRINTQKNEPIITLDEVVDWESPHGTRVEIELAAVHKRGRRSVDDYLALTAVANPHLELSYRDPGGEEFHYPRVTEALPHEAQAIKPHPYGVELGILMSMLEATKSRSLHGFLQEEFSRVGAKVADEIVERAMLRPQAKPGSLGRDQAEQLLHGIAGTKIMAPPTNCLSPIGAVELEAGLRKVVAAEFFTAVSRRPAVYRGNPFLVEAALAWGVAGMPADELAVLNRYANRVPLQYQQGACAITKSVIAAGWKNYGLAQAKGALPTGPLAISVHIASAWVPFTSESKEAVASYPEILREIRLALQDCGRQLGQHIRRGKRLAEARQKSDYIKSYIPHIGEALREILGLSEARERLVVERLSDTLERSRKV, from the coding sequence ATCTCGATCAGCGAGTTCTTCACGAAGAACCGCCACCTGCTCGGCTTCGACAACCCGAGCAAGGCCCTGCTGACGACGATCAAGGAGGCCGTCGACAACAGCCTGGACGCCTGCGAGGAGGCGGGCATCCTGCCGGCGATCCGCGTCGAGGTGGTCCCGGTCGCCGAGGAGCGCTTCCGCATCGCCGTCGAGGACAACGGACCGGGCATCGTCCGCGCCCAGATCCCGAGGATCTTCGGCAAGCTGCTCTACGGCTCGAAGTTCCACACCCTCAAGCAGAGCCGCGGCCAGCAGGGCATCGGCATCAGCGCGGCGGGCATGTACGGCCAGCTCACCACGGGCAAGCCCGTGCGCATCACGAGCCGCACCGCGCCCAAGGCCGCCGCCCACCGCTTCGAGGTGCGGATCAACACGCAGAAGAACGAGCCGATCATCACCCTCGACGAGGTGGTGGACTGGGAATCGCCGCACGGCACGCGCGTCGAAATCGAGCTCGCGGCCGTCCACAAGCGCGGCCGCCGCAGCGTGGACGACTACCTCGCCCTCACCGCCGTCGCCAACCCGCACCTCGAACTGTCCTACCGCGATCCGGGCGGCGAGGAGTTCCACTACCCGCGGGTGACGGAGGCGCTGCCCCACGAGGCGCAGGCGATCAAGCCGCACCCCTACGGCGTCGAGCTCGGCATCCTGATGAGCATGCTCGAGGCCACGAAGAGCCGCTCGCTGCACGGCTTCCTGCAGGAGGAGTTCAGCCGCGTCGGCGCCAAGGTGGCCGACGAGATCGTCGAGCGGGCCATGCTGCGGCCGCAGGCCAAGCCCGGCAGCCTCGGCCGCGACCAGGCCGAGCAGCTCCTGCACGGCATCGCCGGCACCAAGATCATGGCGCCGCCGACCAACTGCCTCTCGCCGATCGGCGCCGTCGAGCTGGAGGCCGGCCTGCGCAAAGTCGTCGCCGCCGAGTTCTTCACGGCCGTGAGCCGGAGGCCCGCCGTCTACCGCGGCAATCCCTTCCTCGTCGAGGCGGCCCTGGCCTGGGGCGTGGCCGGCATGCCGGCCGACGAGCTGGCCGTCCTCAACCGCTACGCCAACCGCGTGCCGCTCCAGTACCAGCAGGGCGCCTGCGCGATCACCAAGAGCGTGATCGCCGCGGGCTGGAAGAACTATGGGCTCGCCCAGGCCAAGGGCGCGCTGCCGACGGGCCCGCTCGCGATCAGCGTCCACATCGCCAGCGCCTGGGTGCCCTTCACGAGCGAGAGCAAGGAAGCCGTGGCGAGCTACCCGGAGATCCTGCGCGAGATCAGGCTGGCTCTCCAGGATTGCGGCCGCCAGCTCGGCCAGCACATCCGTCGCGGCAAGCGCCTGGCCGAGGCGCGCCAGAAGTCCGACTACATCAAGAGCTACATTCCCCACATCGGCGAGGCGCTGCGCGAGATCCTCGGCCTCAGCGAGGCGCGCGAGCGCCTGGTCGTCGAGCGCCTGAGCGACACCCTCGAACGCAGCCGAAAGGTGTAG
- a CDS encoding alpha/beta hydrolase — MRRTWADLGGRRGERGTDGSRRGGLALLLLAAAAATAPAAPLAGHWEGAIELPGLSLTIRVDFVEGEGGTWSGSIDIPQQGAAGLPLGDIAVAADSVAFAMPGIPGDPRFSGRFADAGIAGTFTQNGRSFPFHLGRETAPGPVRPQEPAPPFPYRSEELSFASGEIRLAGTLTLPAGEGPFPAALLVSGSGPQNRDEEVFGHKPFLVIADYLTRAGIAVLRVDDRGVGGSGGSLGEATTAELAEDALAAVRTLRARPEIASARVGIIGHSEGGLIGPLAAARSQEVAFVVMLAGPGVPGGEVLRLQSARILAASGATEAEIQAQSEAMAAMLALIEAEADSAALRAKIEELAAAQVAALPDSLRPTGEEVESQLEQQLAAMNQPWFRYFITYDPRPALRQLRVPVLALIGEHDLQVPPDQNLPAIEQALREGGNRDAEVRELPGLNHLFQPSETGNPAEYATIETTFAPAALAALSDWLRARFGAP; from the coding sequence ATGCGGAGAACCTGGGCGGATCTGGGCGGGCGCCGCGGCGAGCGAGGCACCGACGGCTCTCGGCGCGGGGGGCTCGCGCTCCTCTTGCTTGCGGCAGCCGCGGCGACGGCTCCGGCCGCCCCGCTGGCCGGGCACTGGGAGGGCGCCATCGAGCTGCCCGGCCTCTCCCTCACGATCCGCGTCGACTTCGTGGAGGGCGAGGGCGGCACCTGGAGCGGCAGCATCGACATCCCGCAGCAGGGCGCTGCGGGCCTGCCCCTCGGGGACATCGCCGTGGCTGCGGACTCGGTGGCCTTCGCGATGCCGGGCATCCCCGGCGACCCCCGTTTCAGCGGCCGCTTTGCCGATGCGGGCATCGCCGGCACCTTCACCCAGAACGGCCGGAGCTTCCCCTTCCACTTGGGCCGCGAGACGGCGCCCGGCCCTGTCCGCCCCCAGGAACCCGCGCCGCCCTTCCCCTATCGGAGCGAGGAGCTGAGCTTCGCGAGCGGCGAGATTCGCCTCGCCGGCACGCTGACCCTCCCCGCGGGCGAGGGCCCCTTCCCCGCGGCGCTCCTGGTGAGCGGCAGCGGGCCGCAGAACCGCGACGAGGAAGTCTTCGGCCACAAGCCCTTCCTCGTGATCGCCGACTACCTCACCCGCGCGGGGATCGCCGTGCTGCGCGTGGACGATCGCGGCGTCGGCGGCTCCGGCGGCAGTCTCGGCGAAGCGACGACCGCCGAGCTCGCCGAGGACGCCCTGGCCGCCGTGCGCACCCTGCGCGCGCGGCCGGAAATCGCCAGCGCGCGGGTCGGGATCATCGGGCACAGCGAGGGCGGCTTGATCGGCCCTCTGGCGGCTGCGCGTTCGCAGGAGGTCGCCTTCGTCGTGATGCTGGCCGGTCCAGGCGTGCCGGGCGGCGAGGTGCTGCGCCTGCAGTCCGCGCGCATCCTGGCCGCCTCGGGGGCGACGGAGGCCGAGATCCAGGCGCAGAGCGAAGCAATGGCGGCGATGCTCGCGCTCATCGAAGCGGAGGCGGACAGTGCGGCGCTGCGGGCGAAGATCGAGGAACTAGCCGCAGCCCAGGTCGCGGCGCTGCCCGACTCCCTGCGCCCCACGGGTGAAGAGGTCGAGTCGCAGCTCGAGCAGCAGCTCGCCGCGATGAACCAGCCCTGGTTCCGCTATTTCATCACCTACGATCCGCGGCCCGCCCTGCGGCAGCTCAGGGTGCCGGTGCTCGCGCTGATCGGCGAGCACGACCTCCAGGTGCCGCCCGACCAGAACCTGCCGGCGATCGAGCAGGCCCTGCGCGAGGGCGGCAACCGCGACGCCGAGGTGCGCGAGCTGCCCGGCCTGAACCACCTCTTCCAGCCGAGCGAGACCGGCAATCCCGCCGAGTACGCCACCATCGAGACGACCTTCGCGCCGGCGGCGCTGGCGGCCTTGAGCGATTGGCTCCGGGCGCGCTTCGGCGCGCCCTGA